One window of Topomyia yanbarensis strain Yona2022 unplaced genomic scaffold, ASM3024719v1 HiC_scaffold_442, whole genome shotgun sequence genomic DNA carries:
- the LOC131695564 gene encoding synaptic vesicle glycoprotein 2B-like gives MSQISSPTNVNGVVPPEKRFPVQFEDALDQVGFGRVQLETTLLCCLIVMATICETMGISVILPAAKCDLGLETGNQGILSGSTFLGIVAASYFSGYLSDTQGRKKVMQYALYAAAVCAVASSFTNDFVSLLILRLMAGVCSSAPSATIYAYLGEFCSPSKRAQVIVFTSVWAMGTMIYIALVGWWILSYDWSWAIAPDYHYQPWRLLFIVYTIPGLLAAFLFRFFPESPKFYMAQGRIDRALEVLKHCYQKNKGSLKGFPISVLIPEKELSAGKLGIFRSLWQQTAPLFKWPLLLYFTVCCLQQISAFAVYGGLGLWYPELMNQVTSTEGDLTICSVVQSTRTVNASKDVFNEEECMAQINTETFIYILVMGAYGAGCSLVVTLLLGKINQRVMLVINFLIAAAAGIILQFVTNRYAIVVLFCTEVVLGGLSMVLVNTSSVSIFPTHVRAMAVSLSMMMARLSSFTFSSVVGFVMVDSCVATLYVFSAILIFGASLTVFLPR, from the exons ATGTCACAAATTTCATCACCTACCAACGTGAACGGCGTGGTGCCGCCCGAAAAACGATTCCCGGTCCAATTCGAAGACGCCCTCGATCAGGTAGGCTTTGGAAGGGTTCAGCTGGAGACGACGCTGCTCTGCTGTCTGATTGTTATGGCGACCATCTGCGAAACGATGGGAATTAGTGTGATTTTACCGGCGGCCAAGTGCGATCTGGGATTGGAAACCGGCAACCAAGGCATACTGAGTGGATCGACGTTTCTGGGGATCGTAGCAGCGTCGTATTTTTCCGGCTATCTATCCGATACGCAGGGTCGAAAGAAGGTAATGCAGTATGCGTTGTATGCTGCGGCGGTATGCGCAGTGGCTTCCAGCTTCACGAATGACTTTGTTTCACTTTTGATACTGAGACTGATGGCGGGTGTTTG CTCATCGGCTCCTTCGGCAACGATCTACGCGTACCTAGGAGAGTTCTGTTCACCTTCGAAGAGGGCTCAGGTCATTGTTTTCACTTCGGTGTGGGCCATGGGCACCATGATTTATATTGCAC TCGTCGGATGGTGGATCCTTTCGTACGATTGGAGTTGGGCGATCGCGCCGGACTACCACTACCAACCATGGCGTTTGCTGTTCATAGTTTACACCATTCCGGGATTGTTGGCAGCCTTTTTGTTTAGATTCTTTCCAGAGAGTCCTAAATTCTACATGGCACAGGGAAGAATCGATCGTGCCTTGGAAGTTTTGAAGCATTGTTACCAAAAAAACAAAGGATCTCTGAAAGGATTTCCTATTTCAGTGTTAATCCCCGAGAAAGAGTTGTCTGCTGGGAAACTTGGAATATTCCGTTCCTTATGGCAGCAGACGGCTCCGCTGTTTAAGTGGCCATTGCTTCTGTACTTTACTGTCTGTTGCCTGCAGCAAATCAGTGCATTTGCTGT GTACGGCGGATTGGGCCTGTGGTACCCGGAACTGATGAACCAGGTCACTTCTACCGAAGGAGATCTTACCATATGTTCCGTCGTGCAAAGTACGCGCACGGTAAATGCTTCAAAGGATGTCTTCAATGAGGAAGAGTGCATGGCACAAATCAATACTGAAACATTCATCTACATACTGGTGATGGGAGCTTACGGTGCAGGCTGCTCGCTCGTAGTTACGCTTTTGCTGGGAAAGATCAACCAACGCGTTATGCTGGTAATTAACTTTCTTATTGCAGCCGCTGCCGGTATCATACTGCAGTTCGTGACGAATCGTTATGCCATTGTCGTACTGTTTTGCACCGAGGTAGTCCTGGGCGGGTTGTCAATGGTACTAGTGAATACGTCGTCAGTTTCGATCTTCCCCACCCACGTTCGGGCGATGGCCGTTTCGCTTAGTATGATGATGGCACGATTGAGtagtttcaccttcagcagTGTTGTTGGTTTTGTGATGGTGGATAGCTGCGTGGCGACACTGTATGTGTTCTCGGCTATTCTGATATTTGGAGCTTCGTTGACCGTATTCTTGCCAAGGTAG